In the Cellvibrio sp. KY-GH-1 genome, TAAAACATCACAAACCTGACTCGAGTATAGATCAATATTGCCCAAGCCGCCCGAATCAATAGCTTTATTTTCTATAGAAAAATCAACTTACAAGAGCGAAAGCGGATCCACTGCTGTTACCCCAAATGATTGAGCTACACCAGCATGGGTAAGCTGACCGCGACAAATATTCAACCCGGCGCGAAAACCTGAATCCGCCTTCAGGCATGCAAGCCCTTCATTCGCCAACCGAAGTACGTAGGCGAGCGTTGCATTGGTTAATCCAAGGGTTGCGGTGCGCCCAACTGCGCTGGGGATATTGGCCACACAATAATGGATCACCCCTTCCTCAACGTAGGTTGGTTGCTGATGGGTTGTCGCCCTTGAGCTTTCAAAGCAACCGCCCTGATCGATAGCAACATCCACCAACACGCTACCGGGTTCCATAGTGCGAATAAGCGCACGATCAATCAGCCGGGGCGCGCTGGCGCCGGTGTTTAGCACACTACCAATAATCAAATCTGCCGCGCGCGCATATTCATTTACTTTTTCCTGAACTGCATATTCGCAAAGAACCCGGCCACGCCATAAATCATCCAGCTGACGCAATCGCGCGATGGATTTATCCATCACCCTAACCTGCGCGCCCAATCCCACCGCCATAGCCGCCGCATTGGCACCCACAACACCACCGCCAAGAATTAAAACATTGGCAGGAGCCACACCAGGAATTCCACCGAGCAAGACACCTTTCCCGCCTTGTGCCGCCTCCAGATGATGCGCCCCCGCCTGCACCGCCACGCGGCCCGCGATTTCAGACATAGGTGCCAACAATGGCAAACGCCCTTGGGCATCCGTCAGGGTTTCATACGCGATGCAAGTTGCGCCTGACGCAAGCAACGCATCCGTCAATGCGCGACTCGCAGCAAGGTGCAGATAGGTAAACAAACAGTGGCGAGCGGTTAACAATGTATATTCCTGCACTTGCGGCTCTTTCACTTTAATGATCAGTTCGGCAACGCTATAAAGATCAACCAGTGAATCACACAATTGCGCACCGGCAAGCTGGTACTGAGCATCGTTGAAACCCGCTGCAACACCGGCACCACGCATCACATAAACGTCGTGCCCGGCTGAATGCAGTTCAGCAGCACCTGCTGGCGTCAAAGCAACGCGGTTTTCACCGACTTTTATTTCTTTGGGAACTCCAATATGCATATCTGCATCCCGTTTTTGTCCGCACCATTACATCGAGTATAGTCAGTGTTTTTAGATGTTTAATCTCTTAGCACCACCAATTTTTCGCGAAAAAATGTTTATATCAATCCGCCGGATTGATCCATACTCAATTCAGGAGAAGACGGAATTTTTAAGCAATGCCCTATACAAATTGCTGACCACCGAGCGAAACACAAAGTTGGCGCAACTTATGCTGGTACAGAGTTAACGAGTGTTTTTTGACACAGTTCCAGTTAAAGAGTTTGCGCAACTTGTCAGTTATCGATAGCGAACTGACAAATCGGGCAGGCTTGTGACAAAAAATGGAGCAACGAGGTAGTTATGAGCATTTATGTGAGTGATTTGCGCGCACAAATAATTAAACCTTGCCTGGAAGCATTGGGCGATTTCTCCGACAGCAATGCGGATTTGCTGCTGGGAACGGCTACACAGGAATCACTGTTGCGTGAGCATCACTATTATGCGGAGCGACAGGGGCTGGGCATTTACCGGATTACGTCGGAAAAACATCGCGACGTGTGGGATAAGTACTTAATCCAATTTCCAGAACTGGCGTCCTCGGTGCGCGGCTTTGCAAGCCAGCAGCAATTTCTCAAAAATCCACACCAGGAATTAATTAGCAATTGGGGTTACGCAACGGCGATAGCCTGGATGATTTATAAATCAAACAATACTGAGCTAGGTAAAACAGTTGACGTAAACGGTTTAGCGCAACTCTGGGCCAAGTGCTTTGACAATGGCACAGGTTGCGTTCGTAATGCGGAAGAATTTATTTCCACATATTGCTCAACAATGAATGCAGAAGACAACCATAAACTGGTTGCATAAAACTCACTGGCGTTTATTGAATATCCAGTACATCCATAAACTGTACACCTTCATCGCGACGCATCGCTTGAGGTGTAATTCCGCAGGCGTCTTCACCCTCTGTATCGCTCACTTGCTGCGACTCAAGGTTCAGGAAATCAAATAATTTCACGTCCGCCAATTGCGATGGCTGCACATTGCGAATGGCAGAGAAAATTGTTTCGGTGCGACCAGGATACTGACGCT is a window encoding:
- the ald gene encoding alanine dehydrogenase → MHIGVPKEIKVGENRVALTPAGAAELHSAGHDVYVMRGAGVAAGFNDAQYQLAGAQLCDSLVDLYSVAELIIKVKEPQVQEYTLLTARHCLFTYLHLAASRALTDALLASGATCIAYETLTDAQGRLPLLAPMSEIAGRVAVQAGAHHLEAAQGGKGVLLGGIPGVAPANVLILGGGVVGANAAAMAVGLGAQVRVMDKSIARLRQLDDLWRGRVLCEYAVQEKVNEYARAADLIIGSVLNTGASAPRLIDRALIRTMEPGSVLVDVAIDQGGCFESSRATTHQQPTYVEEGVIHYCVANIPSAVGRTATLGLTNATLAYVLRLANEGLACLKADSGFRAGLNICRGQLTHAGVAQSFGVTAVDPLSLL